One uncultured Gellertiella sp. genomic window carries:
- the grxC gene encoding glutaredoxin 3, producing the protein MADVIIYTRNGCPYCTQAKSLLGSKGADFKEFNASENPAFRQEMIERSGRSTFPQVFVNGQHLGGCDDIHALDRSGKLDPLLSAGA; encoded by the coding sequence ATGGCAGACGTGATCATCTATACCCGCAACGGGTGCCCCTATTGCACCCAGGCCAAGAGCCTGCTCGGCTCGAAGGGAGCGGACTTCAAGGAATTCAACGCCAGTGAAAACCCCGCCTTTCGGCAGGAAATGATCGAGCGGTCGGGTCGCAGCACCTTTCCGCAGGTCTTCGTCAATGGCCAGCATCTCGGCGGCTGCGACGATATCCATGCGCTGGACCGGAGCGGCAAGCTCGATCCGCTTCTTTCTGCGGGAGCCTGA
- a CDS encoding ComF family protein yields the protein MVLRAGKAVSDFLYPPICPGCGILNGSHRSLCPFCWSSIRFIEKPYCAVLGMPFSFDPGADAVSPKAIAEPPDFDRLRSVALHENVARVLVHALKYSDRTDLAPMMAGWMCRAGAEELALADLVLPVPLHRFRLFFRRYNQSAELARAVAQQSGRPYLAHGLIRARRTDRQVGLGRRARLENVRGAFKVTEEGKMALAGKRVVLVDDVYTTGATVNAVARTLRRAGARDITVLSFAMAISDLI from the coding sequence ATGGTCCTGCGGGCAGGCAAGGCCGTGTCTGATTTCCTCTATCCCCCGATCTGCCCGGGTTGCGGCATCCTGAATGGCAGCCATCGCAGCCTCTGTCCCTTCTGCTGGTCATCGATCCGGTTCATCGAGAAACCCTATTGTGCCGTGCTCGGCATGCCGTTTTCCTTCGACCCTGGTGCCGATGCGGTTTCGCCAAAGGCGATTGCCGAGCCGCCGGATTTCGACCGGCTGCGGTCCGTTGCCCTGCATGAAAATGTCGCCCGCGTGCTGGTTCATGCGCTGAAATACAGCGACCGCACCGATCTCGCGCCGATGATGGCAGGCTGGATGTGCCGGGCGGGGGCGGAGGAACTGGCGCTGGCCGATCTTGTCCTGCCGGTGCCGTTGCATCGGTTCCGGCTGTTTTTCCGGCGCTATAACCAGTCCGCCGAGCTTGCCCGTGCGGTCGCCCAGCAGTCGGGTCGACCCTATCTGGCACATGGCCTGATCCGGGCGAGGCGCACCGACCGGCAGGTGGGGCTTGGCCGCAGGGCGCGGCTTGAAAATGTGCGTGGTGCCTTCAAGGTCACGGAGGAGGGCAAAATGGCTCTTGCGGGCAAACGGGTGGTGCTGGTCGATGACGTCTATACAACCGGGGCGACGGTCAATGCGGTTGCCCGGACCCTCCGGCGTGCCGGCGCTCGCGACATCACGGTTTTGAGCTTTGCAATGGCCATTTCGGATCTTATATGA
- a CDS encoding methyltransferase domain-containing protein, producing the protein MDALFDTDLIGQRRRRALTQPVDGADFLLRLVADELAERLAVVERHFDVAVELHGATGIVGDACLKTGKIGLLRRLELPDAYAGNPDGVEPAPLETLPLGPESVNLILSPLMLHLTNDTPGVLIQARRALKPDGLFLAAIPGAGTLQELKEVLLATEVEISGGASPRVAPFADVRDMGALMQRAGFALPVVDTEPRTVRYASLFPLMRDLRAMGMTNVLTNRSRVPLTRAFFVRAAEIYAERFSDADGRIRATFSVLYASGWAPHESQQKPLKPGSATARLADYLKPA; encoded by the coding sequence ATGGATGCGCTTTTCGACACGGATCTCATCGGCCAGCGCCGCCGGCGCGCGCTCACGCAACCGGTCGACGGCGCGGATTTCCTGCTGCGGCTTGTTGCCGACGAACTGGCGGAACGTCTGGCCGTGGTGGAACGACATTTCGATGTGGCAGTGGAACTGCATGGAGCGACCGGCATTGTCGGAGATGCCTGCCTGAAAACCGGCAAAATCGGCCTTTTGCGACGTCTGGAGCTTCCTGATGCCTATGCGGGCAATCCTGACGGTGTCGAACCTGCACCGCTCGAGACCCTGCCGCTCGGGCCGGAATCGGTGAACCTGATCCTTTCGCCATTGATGCTGCACCTGACCAATGACACGCCGGGCGTGCTGATCCAGGCGCGCCGCGCACTGAAGCCGGATGGCCTGTTTCTGGCCGCCATACCGGGCGCAGGCACGCTTCAGGAACTGAAGGAGGTGCTGCTGGCGACCGAAGTGGAGATATCGGGTGGTGCCAGCCCGCGCGTCGCACCCTTTGCCGATGTACGCGACATGGGAGCGCTGATGCAGCGGGCCGGTTTCGCCCTGCCTGTTGTCGATACCGAGCCAAGGACGGTGCGCTATGCCTCGCTCTTCCCGTTGATGCGCGATCTGCGTGCGATGGGCATGACCAATGTGCTGACCAACCGCAGCCGCGTGCCGTTGACGCGGGCGTTTTTCGTGCGGGCGGCGGAGATTTATGCGGAGCGTTTCAGCGATGCGGACGGGCGGATCAGGGCAACGTTTTCCGTCCTCTATGCCTCCGGCTGGGCCCCGCATGAAAGCCAGCAGAAACCCTTGAAGCCGGGCTCCGCGACGGCCCGGCTGGCAGATTACCTGAAGCCCGCGTGA
- a CDS encoding Flp family type IVb pilin translates to MRDLLKSFIADRSGATAIEYGLIAALIAVAIIPVLLLFTDKFKSTYDYLTNTMSGS, encoded by the coding sequence ATGAGGGACTTGCTGAAATCCTTTATCGCCGACAGGAGCGGTGCAACGGCCATCGAATATGGTCTGATTGCGGCGCTGATCGCCGTTGCCATCATTCCCGTGCTGCTGCTGTTTACCGACAAGTTCAAGTCCACCTACGATTACCTTACCAATACAATGAGTGGCTCCTGA